One window from the genome of Leptospira johnsonii encodes:
- a CDS encoding DUF485 domain-containing protein, producing the protein MKIKAHQLIESIEFKKLVRIRWTVSFVLLFFLFLNYYGFILIIALKKDWVTQKLGNGNYGLYAGASVILFSWFLTFVYVFWANRYYDQEVEVLKSKLESEAK; encoded by the coding sequence ATGAAGATAAAAGCTCATCAATTGATCGAATCCATCGAGTTTAAAAAATTAGTTCGGATTAGATGGACAGTTAGTTTCGTTTTATTGTTTTTCCTATTCCTGAACTATTACGGATTTATACTAATTATCGCCTTAAAAAAAGATTGGGTCACCCAAAAACTGGGTAACGGTAATTACGGATTGTACGCCGGCGCCTCGGTGATCTTGTTCTCTTGGTTTCTCACATTCGTGTACGTTTTCTGGGCCAACAGATATTACGACCAAGAAGTAGAAGTATTAAAATCTAAATTAGAATCGGAGGCTAAATAA
- a CDS encoding DUF1003 domain-containing protein — protein sequence MSSEYCCLNPSITDTKDLISFEYINPEILELIQKDPRYQSGSNMVSLTELNLATMKYIQGMIQTETSELSSLEEEVKNSLENQDLISEDINRTFQSGLSIGQRIADRVAEFGGSWTFIILFGSVMATWIGTNIIFSSSLRFDPYPFILLNLVLSTLAAIQAPIIMMSQNRQESKDRARSELDYKVNLKAELEIRHLHEKIDHILKNQWRRLTEIQQIQMQLLQILGNRK from the coding sequence ATGAGCTCGGAATACTGCTGTTTAAATCCTTCTATCACCGATACTAAAGACCTAATCTCTTTCGAATATATCAATCCAGAGATTTTGGAATTGATCCAAAAAGATCCTAGATACCAATCCGGTAGTAATATGGTCTCACTCACCGAATTGAATCTAGCAACGATGAAATATATTCAGGGGATGATCCAAACAGAAACCTCGGAATTGAGTTCTTTGGAAGAAGAAGTAAAAAACAGTTTGGAAAATCAGGATCTGATTTCGGAAGATATTAACCGAACCTTCCAGTCGGGTTTGAGTATCGGCCAAAGAATTGCGGATAGGGTAGCCGAATTCGGAGGGAGTTGGACTTTTATCATTTTATTCGGTTCCGTTATGGCTACCTGGATCGGCACCAATATAATTTTTTCTTCTTCTTTAAGATTCGATCCTTATCCATTCATATTATTAAATTTAGTATTATCCACTTTGGCGGCTATCCAAGCTCCGATCATTATGATGAGCCAAAATCGACAAGAATCCAAAGATAGGGCCCGCTCAGAATTGGATTATAAGGTGAATTTAAAAGCGGAATTAGAGATCCGACATCTGCATGAAAAGATAGATCATATTCTCAAAAACCAATGGAGAAGGTTGACAGAGATCCAACAGATCCAAATGCAGCTATTACAAATATTAGGAAATCGTAAATAA
- a CDS encoding sodium:solute symporter family transporter — protein sequence MESSLGQPNFISVLFFVIFVVLTLGITYWAAKKTKTSSEFYAAGRSITGFQNGLALSGDFMSAASFLGISGMVALKGYDGIIYAVGWLVGWPALMFLLAEPLRNLGKYTFADVLAFRLKQKPIRIVASIGGILVTITYSIAQIVGSGKLINLMFGLPYELAVVIVGGVMLMYVLFGGMIATTWVQIIKACLLLFGVTLLVILSLAQFGFSLENLFSEVETKFGRTALEPGGFAASPIDSISLGLALMFGLLGLPHILMRFYTVPDAKEARKSVAYATTFIGYFYIIIPIVGFAAAVLIGREQIAGIDKGGNMAAALLAELLGGTPFLGFIAAVAFATILAVVAGLTLAAASTISHDLYFNVFTEGKATEKEQVSVAKKATVVFSVVSILLGILFKDQNVAFMVGLAFAIAASGNFPALILSILWKNFSTLGGVFSILIGSVSATLFIIFSPTVWVDVFKFDQAIFPLKNPAIVSMSLAFLSAFIFSKLFPDENATARFESEKVRVYLGIGAE from the coding sequence ATGGAATCCTCTTTAGGCCAACCGAACTTTATCTCCGTTCTATTCTTCGTAATATTCGTAGTTCTTACATTAGGAATTACTTATTGGGCCGCTAAAAAGACCAAAACTTCCAGCGAGTTTTATGCGGCGGGTAGATCCATTACTGGTTTTCAAAACGGTTTGGCTCTTTCGGGAGACTTCATGTCAGCTGCTTCCTTTTTGGGAATTTCAGGCATGGTGGCTTTAAAAGGTTACGATGGGATCATCTATGCGGTCGGCTGGCTTGTGGGATGGCCCGCGCTCATGTTCCTTTTAGCGGAGCCTTTACGCAATCTAGGAAAATATACTTTTGCGGATGTATTAGCATTTCGTTTAAAACAAAAACCGATCCGGATCGTTGCTTCTATCGGTGGGATTTTAGTAACAATCACCTACTCTATCGCTCAGATCGTTGGTTCCGGAAAACTGATCAATCTTATGTTCGGTCTTCCTTACGAGTTGGCGGTTGTGATCGTGGGTGGCGTCATGCTTATGTATGTTCTCTTCGGGGGAATGATTGCGACCACTTGGGTCCAGATCATCAAGGCCTGCCTTCTGCTTTTCGGTGTTACTCTACTTGTGATCTTATCCTTGGCCCAATTTGGTTTTAGCTTGGAAAATCTATTCTCCGAAGTAGAGACCAAATTCGGCAGAACAGCCTTAGAGCCGGGAGGATTTGCCGCAAGTCCAATCGATTCTATTTCTTTAGGGCTTGCCTTAATGTTCGGTCTATTAGGTTTACCTCATATTCTAATGAGATTTTATACGGTGCCAGACGCAAAAGAAGCCAGAAAATCCGTAGCATATGCAACCACATTCATCGGATATTTTTATATCATCATTCCAATCGTAGGTTTTGCCGCTGCTGTCCTTATCGGAAGAGAACAGATCGCAGGTATAGACAAGGGTGGAAATATGGCGGCCGCACTTTTAGCGGAATTACTCGGAGGGACTCCCTTCTTAGGATTTATCGCAGCGGTTGCGTTCGCTACGATCCTTGCAGTTGTAGCAGGTCTGACATTAGCTGCTGCTTCTACCATTTCTCATGATCTTTACTTCAACGTATTCACAGAAGGTAAGGCAACCGAAAAAGAACAGGTCTCAGTCGCCAAAAAAGCGACTGTTGTATTCAGTGTAGTCAGCATTCTCCTTGGGATCTTATTCAAGGATCAGAACGTGGCCTTCATGGTAGGGTTGGCGTTTGCAATCGCAGCCAGCGGGAACTTCCCAGCATTAATCTTATCCATTCTCTGGAAAAATTTTAGCACATTGGGAGGAGTATTCTCCATTCTAATTGGCTCGGTTTCTGCCACTTTATTTATAATATTCAGCCCTACTGTTTGGGTGGATGTTTTTAAATTCGATCAGGCAATCTTCCCTTTAAAAAATCCTGCAATTGTTTCTATGTCTTTGGCATTTTTATCTGCATTCATTTTTTCTAAACTATTTCCGGATGAAAACGCGACTGCAAGATTCGAATCCGAAAAAGTTAGAGTTTATTTAGGAATTGGAGCGGAGTAA
- a CDS encoding amidohydrolase — MTSVKITLFQKDLSQPVSPEQRTKLSKEKSDFLILPLYFPGGGNGSPESLASRAKTFLDEIYAISEVYKGAIFGGGMFRRDDEGQLRFSIPIVQNIVLVDWYDVKGLSSEDSPAVPGSGEDSLILGGFRFGIFAGKEIQDKSKLEKLKSDRINLAFHLDSVSDNGTDYSQDLKNYADLSSQYGMFLVRSSGYGIPFGKKRIGRSLLSTPTGVTWKVAETEQEKEIIKTVNINGINGLF; from the coding sequence GTGACCTCAGTAAAAATTACCCTTTTCCAAAAGGATCTATCCCAGCCGGTTTCTCCCGAACAGAGAACCAAACTTTCTAAGGAAAAATCGGATTTCCTCATTTTACCTTTATACTTTCCGGGAGGAGGAAATGGTTCTCCTGAATCATTAGCTTCCCGCGCTAAAACTTTTTTAGATGAGATCTATGCAATCTCAGAAGTTTATAAAGGTGCGATCTTCGGTGGAGGAATGTTCCGAAGAGACGACGAGGGCCAGCTAAGATTCTCCATCCCTATCGTTCAAAACATTGTATTAGTGGATTGGTACGATGTAAAAGGTCTATCTTCCGAAGACTCTCCTGCAGTTCCAGGTTCGGGAGAAGATTCTTTAATCCTGGGAGGATTTCGTTTCGGGATCTTTGCAGGCAAAGAGATCCAAGATAAGTCCAAGCTGGAAAAATTAAAATCGGATAGGATCAATTTGGCATTCCATTTGGACTCTGTTTCGGATAACGGTACAGACTACTCTCAAGACCTAAAGAATTACGCGGATCTTTCCTCCCAATATGGAATGTTCTTAGTGCGTAGTTCCGGTTACGGGATCCCTTTCGGCAAAAAAAGAATAGGAAGAAGCCTACTTTCCACTCCGACAGGAGTCACATGGAAGGTGGCAGAGACCGAACAAGAAAAAGAGATCATCAAAACAGTTAACATTAACGGCATTAACGGTTTATTTTAA
- a CDS encoding LA_1326/LA_4305 family lipoprotein yields MNFSLLDLMKGKALRTSLILFLAFSFSGCYPYFFKDRMFRSEGMGFFTIDVSDLPEFDKTSKNEDVKLEHPIQLDQAKIKDYFGNLRYSKRSSVGYFSDFVFSDHELDLLARDLPYTLKNLPNDKLLLIISKYDDTQSVISFDEVTSCVLWAGEGKINILFGRIKRELVDREAALDFSRWTRIEKIRLAHGYDGTEIAEGENVDFGQIDGLPLRKWVVFDLKNPSKYKFTPRKQYQPVKLTDENDRP; encoded by the coding sequence ATGAATTTTTCACTTTTAGATCTTATGAAGGGAAAAGCTCTTCGTACTTCCTTGATCCTTTTTTTAGCGTTTAGTTTCTCCGGATGTTATCCTTATTTTTTCAAGGACCGGATGTTCCGCTCCGAGGGCATGGGCTTTTTCACCATAGATGTTTCCGATCTACCGGAATTTGATAAAACTTCCAAGAACGAAGATGTCAAATTGGAACATCCTATCCAATTGGATCAGGCCAAAATTAAGGACTATTTTGGAAATTTAAGATATTCTAAACGTTCTTCCGTTGGTTACTTTTCGGATTTCGTATTTTCCGACCATGAATTGGATCTACTTGCAAGGGATCTGCCTTATACTCTAAAAAACCTCCCGAATGACAAACTTCTTCTTATCATTTCCAAATATGATGATACACAATCTGTGATCTCTTTCGACGAGGTTACAAGCTGTGTTCTTTGGGCGGGAGAAGGTAAGATCAATATTCTATTCGGTCGTATCAAACGTGAGCTTGTAGATAGGGAAGCTGCCCTGGATTTTAGCCGCTGGACTCGGATCGAAAAGATCAGGCTTGCTCATGGCTATGACGGGACCGAGATTGCGGAAGGGGAGAATGTGGACTTCGGACAGATAGACGGACTTCCATTACGTAAATGGGTTGTGTTCGATCTGAAAAATCCGAGCAAATACAAGTTCACTCCCAGAAAACAGTACCAGCCTGTCAAACTCACCGACGAGAACGATAGGCCTTAA
- a CDS encoding cyclic nucleotide-binding domain-containing protein, with protein MNFLQLPIWKKIIKKKGTSNPEIMRFLRETSVFGKLKRRTLHEIARLVHIRQYSEGEEIFRQGEAGAGFYMIFDGKVTIRSIRDGVELDLAHLDQHSFFGELSLFSEERRTATAIAQEPSTLLGFFQPDLKEIIETKPKIGIEILLSLTGVVVERLQKTNQLLEKAYYKGKQKNA; from the coding sequence TTGAATTTTCTACAACTCCCGATCTGGAAAAAGATTATAAAGAAAAAGGGGACCTCCAATCCGGAGATCATGCGTTTCCTTCGAGAAACTTCCGTATTCGGAAAATTAAAAAGAAGGACCTTGCACGAGATCGCAAGATTAGTCCATATCCGACAATATTCCGAGGGAGAGGAAATTTTCAGACAGGGAGAAGCCGGAGCAGGCTTTTATATGATCTTCGACGGTAAGGTTACTATTCGTTCCATTAGAGACGGCGTAGAATTAGATCTGGCTCATTTAGACCAACATTCATTCTTTGGAGAACTTTCCTTATTCTCCGAAGAGAGAAGAACTGCAACTGCAATCGCGCAAGAACCTTCTACCTTACTTGGGTTTTTCCAGCCTGACTTAAAAGAAATTATAGAAACCAAACCTAAGATAGGAATAGAGATCCTATTAAGTCTTACAGGAGTAGTAGTAGAAAGACTCCAAAAGACCAACCAGTTATTGGAAAAAGCCTATTACAAGGGCAAACAGAAAAATGCCTGA
- a CDS encoding lipoprotein signal peptidase, whose protein sequence is MKYFEKKFLEVYPPIFIISVIVGTVIDLVTKYIAILYLRPHNPIELLGDFFRLTLTFNTGFVMGLFQGFPRTSLALTAVAILVLIAYRWKNSDLGHPAGWALVMSGAFGNFIDKFFVKIIGIGAEFGFVENRYEGRFIGVVDFLDFDWPNWLLIDRWPAFNFADSCVSVGLVILILTMKIEEDKK, encoded by the coding sequence GTGAAATATTTCGAAAAGAAATTCTTAGAGGTATACCCGCCTATCTTTATCATCAGTGTAATTGTTGGAACAGTTATAGATCTGGTTACCAAATACATCGCGATACTATATCTAAGACCTCATAACCCAATCGAATTGCTCGGGGATTTTTTCCGTTTAACCCTGACCTTCAATACCGGTTTTGTGATGGGTCTTTTCCAAGGATTTCCAAGGACATCTTTGGCTCTGACTGCTGTAGCGATCTTAGTGCTGATCGCGTATCGTTGGAAAAATTCGGATCTGGGACATCCTGCAGGCTGGGCATTGGTAATGTCCGGAGCGTTCGGGAATTTTATAGATAAGTTTTTTGTAAAAATTATTGGTATCGGAGCGGAGTTCGGCTTTGTAGAAAATCGTTACGAAGGAAGATTTATCGGAGTGGTGGACTTCTTAGACTTCGATTGGCCGAACTGGCTTTTGATTGATAGATGGCCTGCGTTTAACTTTGCGGACTCCTGCGTGAGTGTCGGACTAGTGATCCTGATCCTGACCATGAAAATCGAAGAGGATAAGAAATAG
- a CDS encoding AI-2E family transporter: MPEPTKPLSTYVIRFLFFFLVGAAIVFFAIGLQLLIVPIALSLILFYIFNGTINYFETLGIPRIFSVAILIFLICLPIYLVATEVAPPIVSTLQPIIKNWKQDMDDAKFKYLVVGFQLRFNDYPASWEDTIRPDELVKQAAELIHAQVSGLVSIIPTLIGYLVVTPLFAFLFLLNGNGVYKNIVSLVPNRYFEMTLMVTAKINEQITNYLRSLVIQSAIITAISMIGFYVIGLKFFYIFALFAGIANSIPYLGPIIGMIPPLFMTLTQGAGIFNPNGINDGMGMYELMVAILVVVLIAQAVDNFFVQPVIISDAVSLHPVIVVGAVTVGGSLLGIAGMLVAVPLAAILKVTIASLYRSMKDHKLL, from the coding sequence ATGCCTGAGCCTACGAAACCGCTTTCTACATACGTAATCCGATTTTTATTTTTCTTTTTAGTCGGAGCGGCCATCGTATTTTTTGCCATCGGTCTGCAACTTCTGATCGTGCCGATCGCTCTTTCCTTAATATTATTTTATATATTTAACGGAACCATAAACTACTTCGAAACATTGGGAATACCCAGGATCTTTTCCGTTGCGATCCTTATCTTTTTGATCTGTCTTCCTATCTATTTAGTCGCGACAGAAGTGGCTCCGCCTATCGTTTCTACTTTGCAGCCAATCATCAAGAACTGGAAACAGGACATGGACGATGCAAAGTTCAAATACCTGGTAGTAGGTTTCCAACTTAGGTTCAACGATTATCCTGCAAGTTGGGAAGACACGATCCGTCCGGACGAATTAGTAAAACAGGCTGCAGAATTGATCCACGCTCAGGTTAGCGGGTTAGTTTCCATAATACCCACCCTGATCGGATATCTGGTTGTTACACCTTTGTTTGCCTTCTTGTTCCTACTAAATGGGAACGGAGTATATAAGAATATCGTAAGTCTTGTACCAAATCGATATTTCGAAATGACCTTAATGGTAACGGCAAAGATCAATGAGCAGATCACCAATTATTTAAGAAGTTTGGTAATCCAAAGTGCGATCATCACAGCCATATCTATGATCGGTTTTTATGTGATTGGTTTAAAATTCTTCTATATCTTTGCTTTATTTGCCGGGATTGCGAACTCCATTCCATATTTAGGACCTATTATCGGAATGATTCCTCCATTGTTTATGACCCTGACCCAAGGTGCCGGGATATTCAACCCTAATGGAATCAACGATGGAATGGGAATGTATGAGCTAATGGTTGCGATCTTGGTAGTGGTCCTGATCGCGCAGGCAGTGGATAACTTTTTTGTTCAGCCTGTCATCATCTCGGATGCAGTTTCTCTACATCCGGTAATTGTAGTAGGTGCTGTTACTGTAGGAGGAAGTCTACTCGGGATCGCTGGAATGCTTGTGGCAGTTCCTCTCGCTGCTATCTTAAAGGTAACTATTGCTTCACTCTATAGATCTATGAAAGATCATAAGCTGCTTTGA
- a CDS encoding ABC1 kinase family protein: MQVSSPSTNSNQLPSYSTRGRYYRGSFFLWKKIFSLFWYYKFVRLFLSSKSKEERELEFYKSLGSECRDFFLKMGGVYVKLGQYFASLSHLFPESFTDPLQDLQDRVPPHPFAEIKERFKKEFGKEIAEVFPDISEAPLASASIAQVHSATFKGEKVAVKILYPGIEDIIEKDLKAVRKFLKRINRFLVRFDFKIVHKEIAKLVGRETDLRLEAESMDRMARYFAEEPDYVFPKLIPEWSGKSVLTAQFIEGRRITQAGTLKKGQAKSRPVDLLIRAYILMIFEYRFYHADPHPGNMIYTPDEKLCFIDFGAVGEIPPSQAIALRKIILCAMTKDYPALVEALDELGLVSKKADRDKVEEVVRYSMEKLSKFLSDTDSFQNIKFEQIHTPEDLKFLKEINSSLRGLLRMIQLPTALVPLERVLGLLVGITATLDPYRTVLDYGEKPFKGLVFQGENQWQKVLVQEGGLWGQAVSLPGELLQAVKNLNRGKQAYKLPDLEQHTKRMYSLGHQIISTAFILFGIHYGTDRLDKGIETQAMVAYGVSVFFGILLALSVIKNKFSSKRNRQ, encoded by the coding sequence ATGCAGGTAAGTTCCCCATCCACAAATTCCAATCAATTGCCCTCCTATTCAACGAGGGGAAGATACTATAGAGGGAGTTTTTTTCTTTGGAAAAAGATCTTCAGTCTATTTTGGTATTATAAATTTGTAAGATTATTCCTTTCATCCAAATCAAAAGAAGAAAGAGAATTAGAATTTTATAAATCGTTGGGTTCGGAGTGTAGAGACTTCTTCCTGAAAATGGGGGGAGTTTACGTAAAACTCGGCCAATATTTCGCGTCACTTTCTCATTTATTTCCTGAAAGTTTCACGGATCCATTGCAAGACTTGCAGGATCGTGTTCCTCCTCATCCTTTCGCTGAAATTAAGGAAAGATTCAAAAAAGAATTCGGTAAAGAGATCGCAGAAGTTTTTCCTGATATTTCAGAAGCACCTCTTGCTTCGGCATCTATCGCTCAAGTTCATTCTGCTACTTTTAAAGGAGAAAAAGTAGCGGTTAAAATTTTATATCCAGGTATCGAAGATATTATCGAAAAAGATCTAAAGGCGGTTCGTAAATTCCTGAAAAGGATCAACCGATTCTTGGTCCGATTCGATTTCAAAATTGTTCATAAGGAAATTGCAAAATTAGTCGGAAGAGAAACGGATCTACGTTTAGAAGCCGAGTCCATGGATCGTATGGCCAGATATTTTGCAGAAGAGCCTGATTATGTTTTCCCTAAGCTGATCCCTGAATGGAGCGGCAAGAGTGTTTTGACCGCTCAATTTATAGAGGGGAGACGTATCACTCAGGCCGGCACATTAAAAAAAGGGCAAGCAAAGTCCAGACCTGTAGATCTTTTGATTAGAGCTTATATTCTTATGATTTTTGAATATAGGTTTTATCATGCAGATCCTCATCCTGGAAATATGATCTATACTCCGGATGAAAAACTTTGTTTTATAGATTTCGGAGCGGTGGGAGAAATCCCTCCAAGCCAAGCAATTGCACTTAGAAAGATCATTCTATGCGCAATGACTAAGGACTACCCGGCTCTTGTAGAAGCTTTAGATGAGTTGGGACTCGTTTCTAAAAAAGCGGATAGAGATAAGGTAGAGGAAGTTGTACGTTACTCCATGGAAAAACTTTCCAAGTTTTTATCGGATACGGACTCTTTTCAAAATATCAAATTCGAACAAATCCATACACCTGAAGATCTGAAATTTTTAAAGGAGATCAATTCCAGTCTTCGCGGGCTTTTGAGAATGATACAATTGCCGACTGCTCTTGTCCCATTAGAAAGAGTTCTAGGACTTCTTGTAGGAATTACCGCGACCCTGGATCCTTATCGTACTGTTCTGGATTATGGAGAAAAACCTTTCAAGGGTCTGGTCTTCCAAGGAGAGAACCAATGGCAGAAGGTTCTGGTCCAAGAAGGCGGGCTATGGGGCCAGGCAGTTTCTCTTCCTGGAGAATTATTACAGGCGGTTAAAAATTTAAACCGAGGTAAGCAGGCCTATAAACTTCCTGATCTGGAACAACATACCAAGAGAATGTATTCTTTAGGCCATCAGATCATCAGTACCGCGTTTATACTTTTTGGTATCCATTATGGAACCGATAGACTGGATAAAGGGATCGAAACTCAAGCAATGGTGGCTTACGGAGTATCCGTTTTCTTCGGAATCCTCCTTGCTCTATCCGTTATCAAAAATAAATTCAGCTCTAAAAGGAATCGTCAGTGA
- a CDS encoding STAS domain-containing protein, with amino-acid sequence MILKSLARENHLVLSVQEDILMDNSRDFYLEFEESVREGYPPVVSFHLGLVKFIDSSGIGIIIKVRNQIRDHKGTVNIFGLNKSLHSVFRLSGLDRIVNLYTIEEFLEKYPDFREFLAVE; translated from the coding sequence ATGATTCTTAAAAGTCTCGCTCGAGAAAATCACCTGGTACTTTCAGTCCAGGAGGATATCTTGATGGATAATTCCCGGGACTTTTACCTCGAGTTCGAGGAGAGTGTTCGGGAGGGATACCCCCCTGTGGTCAGCTTTCATTTGGGTCTCGTAAAGTTTATCGACTCTTCCGGGATAGGCATTATAATCAAAGTCCGAAATCAGATCCGTGACCATAAGGGAACAGTGAATATATTCGGGCTAAATAAGTCCCTTCATTCCGTTTTTAGGCTTTCCGGTCTAGATAGAATTGTAAATCTGTACACCATCGAAGAATTTTTGGAGAAATACCCCGACTTTCGGGAATTTCTGGCGGTAGAATGA